The Catellatospora citrea genomic interval CATCGCCACCTTCATCGCTCTGGCGCAGGAGGAACCGGTCGTCTGGGTCTCCTACGTGCCGCTGCTGCCGCTCGCGTTGCTCCTTCTCAGCGGCCTTTACCTGTTCGCGCTCCCGTATGCCGCCAAGTGGCGCAACCGGCGGCGGACCGCCCAGGAGGCATGACGCGGGCCGCCGCCGCAACGCCGTAGTGCCGCCGCCGGTGTTCGCGGGGCATGCCGGATTTCGTCCGCTCACGGCCTGCTCGCGACTAAAGTGATCATGTGGTCAGGGGTTCCGCGCGTGTCTGGGGGCGCGACACCGTGGAGTTCGGCCGGGTGACCGGATTCAGTGACGGCCTGTTCGCGATCGCGATGACGCTGCTCATCGTCGAGGTCGGGGTGCCCCGCATGATCCACACGGGCAGCAGTCGGGAGCTGCTGGACAAGCTCGGAGACCTGGTGCCGGAGTTCGCCGGCTTCTTCCTGTCGTTCGCGCTGATCGGCCGGTACTGGGTGGCCCACCACCAGATGTTCAGCGTGCTGCGCGGCATCGACTACGGCCTGATCTCGCGCAACCTCGTCTACCTGGCGTTCATCGCGTTCCTGCCGTTCCCGACCGCGCTGCTGGGCGACTACTTCGACAACCCGCTCGCGGTCATCGCGTACGCCGTCACCGGGGCGATCGTCAGCGGCCTGGAGGTGGTGCTGCTGCGCTACGCGTGGAAGGCGAATCTGCTGCGGGTGAAGGTGACCCCGCAGGTGATGCACTGGGGGTCGGTCATGTCGCTGTCGCCGGTGGTGGCGTTCCTGATCTCGATCCCGGTGGCCTTCGTCAGCACGCCGATCGCGGTGCTGATGTGGCTGATCACCGTGCCGTTCGGCGTCTACATGCACCGCCGCGCCCCGGCGGGCGCGGACGTGCTGGAGTAGCTCAGCGGGCGGCGGCGACCGCGGGCTCGGCCTCGGCGGGGGCGGCGTCCGGGGTGCGCTTGGCGACCCAGCGCTCGAACAGCAGGCCCAGGAACGGCGGGATGGACGCCGCGCCGCCGACGACCAGGCGGCCGAAGCTCCAGCGGTGCACGCGGGCGGTCCAGAGCAGGGTCACCAGGTAGAAGACGAACATCGCGCCGTGCACCCGGCCGAAGACGAACACGCCGATGTCGTTCTTGACCACGATGTACTTGAAGAACATGCCGATGAGCAGGCCGGCCCAGGAGATGGTCTCGGCGATGGCGGCGTAGCGGAACCAGCGGCCTGCGGTGCTCGACATGAAATCTCCAGGAAGTCGGCGGTGACGGAGCCGATCATAGAGCCGCGCGGTCGCGACTCGACGGGCTCGCCACGCTGCTGTGATCGGCGCGACCTTAACCGCTGATCCACGAAACTTGCTGGAAGCCGCCTGAAGATCTGCCCGAACCGCTGGTCGGGGGCGGGTTCGAAACATGGCATTGACTCGATGGAGCGGGCGCTCTAATTTGAACATGTGTTCAGAACAGATGTTCAGAATCATGGTGCGCCCGTGGGCTTCTCCCGGACGCCTACCCTCACCAGGTCCCGTGACCTGCCCGGACGCTGCGACGTCGCAGTGCTCGGCGGCGGGCTCGCCGGGCTGTCCACCGCGCTGCGGCTGCAGGCCGCGGGGCTGTCCACGATCGTCTTCGAGGCGCACGGGCACGCCGGCGGGTGCGCGGGCTACTTCCGGCACCGGGGCTTCTCCTTCGACGTCGGCGCTACCACGCTGGTCGACTTCGCGCCCGGCGGCGTCGGCGACGAGCTGCTGTCCACGACCGGCGCGCCCGTGCTCGACGCCGAGCAGCTGCCCGGCTACGTCGCCTGGCTGCCCGACCGGGTGATCACGCTGCACCGCGAGCAGTCCCGGTGGCACGCCGAGCGGCTGCGCACCCTCGGCGACACCCGCGCGCACCGGCGTTTCTGGGCCGAGCTGGACCGGCTGGCCGAGGTGTTCTGGGCGGCCAGCCGGGCCGGGATCCGGCTGCCGATGCGCACGCCCGCCGACGCGCTGCACGACCTGCGCGCGGTCGGGCTGCGGCACCTGCCGCTGGTCCGCCATCTCGGCCGGACCATGGGCGACGCGCTGCGCGCGCACGGCCTGCGAGATCAGGATTCGCTGGTATCGCTGCTCGGCATGCTGGTCGAGGACACCGTGCACAGCACCGTCGACCGCGCCCCGCTGATCAACGCGGCGCTCGGGGTGACCATCCGCGGGGCAGGACTGACCCGGCATCGCGGCGGTATGCACGGGTTCTGGCGCGTCCTGGTCGCGCACTACCGCGCCCTCGGCGGCGACCTGCGCACCGGCTGCCGCGTCCAGCACGTCACCGGCCACGGCGGCGTGAACCGGCAGGGCAGCCTCCTAGGACACCGTAGAGGTGGTGACGCCGGGTTCACCGTGCACACCGCCCGCGGCAGCGTCGAGGCCGGCGTGGTGGTGAGCGCGCTGCCCGCGCCGATCACGGCGCAGGTGGCCGCGGGCACTCCGGTGGCGGCGGGGTTGCGGCCATACCTGGAGCGCGACGAGCCCGATCTGGGCGGGGCGGTCGTGGTGTTCCTCGGCGTGCCCGAGCACGAGGTCGCCGGGCAGGAGTTCACCCACCATCAGCTGATGCAGGACTACGCGCGGCCGCTCGGGGAGGGCAACAACATGTTCGTGTCCGTGTCCTCGCCCGGTGACGAGGTCAGCGCGCCGCCCGGCCACCGCGCCGTCATGATCTCCACGCACACCGAGCTGGCCGGCTGGCAGGGACTGTCCGAGCCGGAGTACGCCGCGCGCAAGCAGGAGATCGGGCAGCGCCTGATCGAGCACGCCCGGCGAGTGTATCCGCGCCTCGGGGAGCGGGCCGTGGTCCGGCAGGTCGGCACACCGCGCAGCTACGAGCGGTTCACCTGGCGACCCTACGGCGCGGTCGGCGGGGTGCGGCAGACACTACGCAACGCCAACCAGTTCGCCGTGCCGCACCGCACCGCGCTGCCGGGGTTCTGGCAGGTGGGCGACACGACGTGGCCCGGCCTGGGCACCGTGGCCTGCGTGCTGGGCAGCCGCCTGGTCGCCGAGGACGTGCTGCGCCACGCGCCGGCCAGGACGGGGGTGCACTCGTGAGCACGAGACTGCCGAGCCTGAGCGAGGTCGGCACGGACCTGCTGGCCGTGTCGCTGTGGCGCACCCGGGTCGCGCTGGTGCGGCCGTACGCGATGATCGGGGTCTTCGCGCTCGTGGCGTGGGCCGGCTGGTGGTGGCTGACGCCGCTGGTGGTGTTCGGGGTGTTCGTGTCCGTGGTGACGGTGACCCACGACGTGGTGCACCGGGCCCTGGGCCTCACGCCGCGGCAGACCGAGTGGGCGCTGTTCTTCACGGGGCTGGTGCTGCTGGAGAGCGGGCACGCGTACCGGTCCACGCACCTGCAGCACCACCGGCTGTTCCCCAGCGACGAGGACCCCGAGGGCTACCCGGCGAACCTGTCGCTGTTCGGGGCCGTCCTCTACGGACCGGTGTTCCTGGCCCGCCTGTGGTGGTGGTCGTGGCGGCGCGCCCGTGGCGACCGGGGTCTGCGGACCTGGCTGCTGGTCGAGGGGGCCATGCCGTTCGCTGCGCTGACCGGCGGAGTGCTGCTGTGGCCGGTCACCCCGGCGCTGCTGGCGTACGCGGTGATGGCGATCGTCGGCAGCTGGGTCTACCCGCTGCTCACCGTCTACCTGCCGCACCACGACTACGGCGACGAGCCGCTCACGCAGACGCGTACGCTGCGCGGGAGGGTCATCCCCGCGATCTTCCTCGAGCTGACCTACCACCTGGAGCATCACCTGTACCCGCAGATCCCCAGCCACCGCCTGCCCGAGCTGGCCCGCCGCCTCGACCCGCACCTGTCCGCGGCGGGCGTGCGCCCGGTCCGGGTCATCTGATGCCGCCTCGCGCCGACACCCGGGCGCGGGTGCTGCACGCGGCCGCCCGCACCCTCGCCGACGAGGGCTACGGCCGCTGCACCGCCCGCGCCATCGCCAAGACCGGCGGGTTCGCGCCCGGCGTCATCTACTACCACTTCACCGACATGGACGACCTGTTCGTGGCCACGTCGCAGTTCACCAGCGAGGCCCGGCTGGCCCGCTACCGGGCCGAACTCGACGGCGTCAGCACCGCCTCGGACACCCTGGCCCGGCTGCGCCGCCTGTACGACGAGGACGGCGCGGCCGGGCACATCGCCGCCGTGCAGGAGCTGGTCGCCGCGGCGAACGCCAATGCCCGGCTGGCCGAGCAGGTGAAGGTGCAGACCGCGGTGTGGCAGGACTTCGCGGCCGGGGTCATCGAGCGCCTGCTCGCGGGCACGCCGCTGGCCGAGCTGATCCCGGTGCGCGAGGTCGCCACCGCCGCGGTCGCGCTCTACCTCGGCATGGAGATGCTGTCCCATCTGGACGCGCACCGGCTCGGCCCGGACGCGCTGTTCGACGCCGCGGAGCGCTTCGCCCCGCTGGTCGACGCCTGGCGGCTCAGCCTGGCCGAACCGGACTGATCCGCCTGGCCGCCACGGTACGGTGCACAGTGGCGGGGCAAAGCGACCAAAGGTGTACATAGGTCCCGTCCAGTGCGGCCGCATCGGCTGGAGGTGACGCGATGAGCCTGGTCGTGCGGGGCGTGCTGTGGATCGGGCTGTTCCTCGGCGTCGCGGTCGCACCGCTGGTGTTCGCGGTGATCGGCTTCTCGGGTCCCGGCCGCGGCTTCGCGACCGAGTTCTCGGCCGCGCTCGGCTTCGTCGGGCTCGCCCTGATGGGCCTGGAGTTCGCCCTCGTCGCCCGGTTCCGGGCCGTCGCGGCCCCGTTCGGCACCGACGCGCTCGTGCAGTTCCACCGCGAGATGGGCCTGGTCGGTCTTGGCTTCGTGCTCGTGCACGTGGCGATCTCGGCGCCGTGGGACCTGGTCGTCCGACCCTTCGCCGAGGACACCCCGGCCCGGGTCCGCTGGGCGCTGCTGTCGACGATCGCGCTGCTGGCGCTGGTCGCGTCGTCGCTGTGGCGCAAACGCCTGCGGCTGTCGTACGAGGTGTGGCACGCGTTGCACGCCGTGCTCGCCGTGGTGGTGATCGTGGCCGCGCTGATGCACGCGTTGCTCGTCGACCACTACCTGGACGCGGCGTGGAAACGCGCGCTGTGGATCGTCATGTCGGCCGCGTTCCTCACCCTGCTGGTGTGGGTCCGGATCGGCAAACCGCTGACGCTGCGCCGCAAGCCGTGGACGGTCGAGCGGGTCACGCCCGAGCGGGGCCGCACGACGACGCTCACGCTGCGCGCCGACGGCCATCCGGGGTTCCGGTTCGCACCCGGCCAGTACGCGTGGTTCGCGATCGGGCGCTCGCCGTTCTCGCTCACCAAGCACCCGTTCTCCCTGTCGTCGAGCGGCGAGGCGGCGGGTGTCGTCGAGGTGAGCATCAAGGCGCTCGGCGACTTCACGTCCACCGTGGCCGACCTCGATGTCGGCACCAGGGCGTACCTCGACGGCCCGCACGGCGTCTTCAGCCCCGACCTGTACGAGGGACCGGGCTTCTGCCTCGTCGCCGGCGGCGTCGGCGTCACCCCGATGATCAGCATCCTGCGCGCCTTCGCCGATCGCGACGACCGCCGCCCGGTCGTCGCCCTCATCGCCAACCGCAGCTGGGACGAAGTCACCTTCCGCGAGGAGCTGGAGCGGCTCGACGCCCGGCCCGACGTGCAGGTGGTGCACGCCCTCGACGAGCCGCCGCCCGGCTGGACCGGCGAGACGGGCCGGGTCACCGCGGACATGCTGCGCCGGCACCTGCCGCCTGGCTACGAGCGCTGGCAGTTCTTCGTGTGCGGGGCCGGTCCCATGATGGACGCGATGGAGGAGGCCCTCGTCGCACTGGGTGTGGCTCCCGCACGCATTCACACCGAACGCTTCAACTGGGTCTGAGCGGGAGCTGCCATGCGTCATGCCCTGGTGACCCGGCTCGTCCTCGCCCTCGCGCTCGTGCTGCTGGCGGCCAGTGCCGTCTTCGCCGCCGTCCAGGCTTGACCCGTGGGGTTTCCGGGCGAAGCACGCGTTCACTCGGCCGGATCCAGCCGTTTCAAGAATCCGCGGACCAGGGCGCTCGCCCCGTCGGGGGCCTGACGCAGCACACTGTGCCCCACCCCTGGAAGGACGTGGACGTCGACGTCGGTGTTCGGGAGCGCATCCGGCAGCCGCCGCGCTCCGGCCGCGGGCGACACCGGATCGTGCTCGCCCGCGAGCACCAGGACGGGGCACCGGATGTCGGCTCCGTACGGCGCGATGTCAGCGGGTCCGCAGCCACCGCCCTGGAAGTGGAGTTGCACCTCGTTGTTCATGCGGGCACGGGCGATCCGGGGCGCCAGGTCCGAGGCGGCTCCGGTGGTGCCGTAGAGGGGCAGGCAGTGCTCGCGCCACGCCGCGGTCGACTCGTCGCTCCGGTCGCCGCCGAGGTAGCGGTGCGCGGCCTCGCGCGCCACCGGACCGCCGCGGCGCTCGAACACGTCCAGGGTCTCGTCAAGCGTGGTCGGCATCCCGAGGGCACTGTCCAGCACCAGCCCGGCGACCAGATCGGGGTGCCGCGCGGCGCAGACCACGGCGACGAGTGCACCGCTCGACGATCCGACCAGCACGGGACGGGTGACGTCCAACGCCCGGCAGAACGCGGCGACGTCGTCGGCCCAGCGGGTCCAGGTCCAGTCCGACGGTTCGCCCGCGTCGGAGCGGCCCGATCCGCGCTGGTCGAGGTAGACGAGCTGCGCGACGTCGGTCAGTGCGGACGTCTCGGGCTTGAACAGGCTGTGGTCGGCGCCCGGCCCGCCGTGGAGCAGCAGCAGCGTGGGCCGCTCGCGCATGCGGTCGCCGTCGGGCGCGAGCCCGCCGCCGTCGACGTCGAAATACAGCGCCACGTCACCCACCGACACCCGCATCCGGCCATCATCGCCCGACGGCGACCTGCCGTGGGGGCACGCTCAGCTCCGACAGCCCTTCGGCACGGCCGCAGACGCGGCGCGAGATGATCGGCGGCGACCGGTAACCCGACCGCGACAGGTGGACATTCCCAGGCATGGAACCAGACAACGCGGCCGCCAGAGGGCGCTTCGAGGAGCTGTTCGACGCCCATTACGCGGAGCTGACGCGTTTCGCCACTCGTCGGGTGGGCCCCGACGCGGCCGGAGACGTCGTCTCCGGCACGTTCCTCGTCGCATGGCGCCGCTTCGCCGAACTGCCCGCCGAGAACCCCCGGGCCTGGCTGTACGCCACGGCCCGGCATGTGATCGCCAACGAGCTGCGCGGCCGTGCCCGCCGGGACCGGCTGTCCGCCAAGGCCGAGGTCAGCGCCACCGCCACCGTGGAGGACCACGCCGGACAGGTCGGCGAACACCTTCGGGTACGCGCCGTCCTGGCCGGGCTGTCCCAAGCCGACCAGGAGATCCTGCGCCTGACCGAGTGGGAGGGGCTCGACGTGGCCGAGGCGGCCCTCGTCCTGGGCTGCAGCCGGACCGCGGTCAAGGTGCGCCTGCACCGGGCCCGGCGCCGGTTCGCCGCCCGGCTGCTGGCCACCGAGGAACCCGGCGCTCATGCGACATCCCGCCTGCCCATGCCGTCGCTCGTCGCCGAAGGGAACTCCATCTCATGAACGACCGCAGCAGCACCGCGCTCGCCCGGCTGAGAGCCGCCGACCCGGCCCCGCCCGTCGCCGACCCGCACGACCCGTACGCCCGCGCCATGCTCGACCGTGTGCTGGCCGGGAACGAGGTCCCGCCGCTCCGGCCCCGCCCGGCCCGTCGCCGGTGGGCGATGGCGCTGGCCGGGACGGCCGTGTTCGCGGCCGCCGGCGTGCTGGCGCTGGCCGAACCCTGGGCCGCGCCGGCCGAGGCGTACTCGGTCGCCACGAACGCCGACGGGTCGGTCGAGGTCAGCTTCGACGCGGCCGAGCTGACCGACCCCGCGAAGCTGAACGCCGCGCTGGCACGTGCCGGTGCGCGCACCGTCGTGATGGGCATGGTGCCCGACGGCCAGTGCGCCGGCCAGGCGACGTTCGACGTCACGTACGAGCTGCCTGTGCCGGGGACCCCCGAGTTCGCGACGTCTCCGATCGAGTACCGGATGCGGGAGGACGGGGTCTTCATCATCATCCGGCCGCAGTTCCTCCCGGCCGCGGAAACGCTCGTCATCGGGTACTCCATCGACCACGACGCGGAGGGGCGCAGCACGATGGTGCGGCCCGTGGTCGTCATGACGGTGCCCGCCTGCCTGACCCGTCCCACGCCGCCGGCCGGGACGACGCCCAACTGACCGCTTCGGACCCGTCCGGTCGGCGGCCCGCACGCGCGGGTCAGCCGGCCGGGCCGGCGGTGCGGGCAACCGGATTGCGTGCGTGCGGGCGTCCCGGCAGGGTGGACGCATGTTCGATCCACGGGGGACCGCGGTGACGCCGCCGGTGCGCAGGCTGGGCCGGGTGTACGCGACGCTGCGGGCCTGCGACGAGGGCGTGCTGTTCTTCCCGGTGTACACCCTGCTGATGGCCGACTCGGGCCTGTCCACCGTGCAGCTGACCTCGCTGTTGGTGATCTGGAGCGCGGTGGCGTTCGCGCTGGAGGTGCCCTCGGGGGCGTGGGCCGACACCTACTCCCGGCGCAGGCTGCTGGCCTTCGGCGCGCTCCTGCGGGCGGTCGGGTTCGCCACCTGGTTCCTGTGGCCGACGTATGTCGGGTTCGCGGTCGGGTTCGTGCTGTGGGGCGTACGCAGCGCGATCAGCTCCGGCACGAAGGAGGCGCTGCTCTACGACGAGCTGGTGGCCGAGGGCGCCACGGACCGCTACACCGCGCTCGCGGGCCGGGCCGCGACCGTGGCCATGGTGTCCATGCTGGCCGCGAGTGCGCTGGCCTTTCCGGCGTACGCCCTGGGCGGTTATGGCCTGATCGCCGCGGGCAGCGTGCTGGCCTGCCTGGGTAGCGCCGCGGCGGCGCTGGCCATGCCCGAGCGGCCCCGGGTGCGCCGGGAGCGGACCACCGGCGGCCGGGCCTACCTGCGCACTCTCCGGGACGGGCTGGCCGAGGTGCGCACGGACCGGCAGGTGTGGCACGCGGTGCTGATCGCGGCGGCGGTGCCGAGCCTGAGCGCGCTCGACGAGTACGGGCCGCTGCTGGTCCGTGACCTGGGCGTGGCCACTGCCGGGGTGCCGCTGGTCATCGCCGCGCTGATCGCGGCGATGGCGCTGGGCAGCGCGCTGGCCGAGCGCTGGCGCGCGACACCGCTGGCGACGGGTCTCACCATCGCCGGGGCAGGCGTGGCGCTGGCGGTGGGCGCGCCGGCCGGGGGAGTGGCCGGGCTGGTGCCGATCGCGGTCTGCTTCGGACTGCTGCAGCTGACCCGGGTGCTGACCGAGGCGCGGCTGCAGCACACCATGAGCGGCCACACCCGGGCGACGGTGCTGTCCGTGTCGGGGTTCGGTGCGCAGCTGGGCGCGCTGGCCGTCTACGGCTGCTTCGGGCTCGGCTCGCTGTGGCTGGGCATCGCGCCGCTCGCGGCCCTGTTCGCGGTGCCGATCGTGCTGGTCGGGCTGGCCGCGGTGCGCTGGCTGCCCGGAGACGGCGCGGCGGAGGCCGTCGCCGAGGCGGCCTGAGGAGGAAGCGCGACGGCGGGCGTCGACATTGACGTGCTTCGCTTGTGTGCGTCCGAGCTGTCCCTTAAGCTCCGATCGGGAGCTTTCGCCACGCGCCGTTGAGCGTGGACGCCGGTCGCGTGCTGGGCATACGCGTTACTCCACCGGCTGACGAGGCGGGTCCGCGCGCCCCCTCCGCCGACGCTCGACCGACCGGCGACGCGCACCTCCGCCGCCGACCCCCGATCCCGGTCCATGATGTCGCCGTGGCCTGTGCCCGCGATGTCCTGTTCGTCAACGGAGACCCTTCATGAGAACTTCGAGACGCCGACTGGCGGTCCTGCTGACCGCCACCACCGTCCTGGTCGCGGCCGGCGCCGTGACCGCCATCAGCGCGCAGGCCGCCGCGGGCTGCCGCGTCACGTACACCATCTCCAGCCAGTGGTCCGGCGGCTTCGGCGCGAACGTCAGCATCACCAACCTCGGCGACCCGGTCAGCAGCTGGCAGGTCGGCTGGACCTTCGGC includes:
- a CDS encoding fatty acid desaturase family protein, producing the protein MSTRLPSLSEVGTDLLAVSLWRTRVALVRPYAMIGVFALVAWAGWWWLTPLVVFGVFVSVVTVTHDVVHRALGLTPRQTEWALFFTGLVLLESGHAYRSTHLQHHRLFPSDEDPEGYPANLSLFGAVLYGPVFLARLWWWSWRRARGDRGLRTWLLVEGAMPFAALTGGVLLWPVTPALLAYAVMAIVGSWVYPLLTVYLPHHDYGDEPLTQTRTLRGRVIPAIFLELTYHLEHHLYPQIPSHRLPELARRLDPHLSAAGVRPVRVI
- a CDS encoding TetR/AcrR family transcriptional regulator, translated to MPPRADTRARVLHAAARTLADEGYGRCTARAIAKTGGFAPGVIYYHFTDMDDLFVATSQFTSEARLARYRAELDGVSTASDTLARLRRLYDEDGAAGHIAAVQELVAAANANARLAEQVKVQTAVWQDFAAGVIERLLAGTPLAELIPVREVATAAVALYLGMEMLSHLDAHRLGPDALFDAAERFAPLVDAWRLSLAEPD
- a CDS encoding phytoene desaturase family protein, whose protein sequence is MGFSRTPTLTRSRDLPGRCDVAVLGGGLAGLSTALRLQAAGLSTIVFEAHGHAGGCAGYFRHRGFSFDVGATTLVDFAPGGVGDELLSTTGAPVLDAEQLPGYVAWLPDRVITLHREQSRWHAERLRTLGDTRAHRRFWAELDRLAEVFWAASRAGIRLPMRTPADALHDLRAVGLRHLPLVRHLGRTMGDALRAHGLRDQDSLVSLLGMLVEDTVHSTVDRAPLINAALGVTIRGAGLTRHRGGMHGFWRVLVAHYRALGGDLRTGCRVQHVTGHGGVNRQGSLLGHRRGGDAGFTVHTARGSVEAGVVVSALPAPITAQVAAGTPVAAGLRPYLERDEPDLGGAVVVFLGVPEHEVAGQEFTHHQLMQDYARPLGEGNNMFVSVSSPGDEVSAPPGHRAVMISTHTELAGWQGLSEPEYAARKQEIGQRLIEHARRVYPRLGERAVVRQVGTPRSYERFTWRPYGAVGGVRQTLRNANQFAVPHRTALPGFWQVGDTTWPGLGTVACVLGSRLVAEDVLRHAPARTGVHS
- a CDS encoding TMEM175 family protein, which codes for MVRGSARVWGRDTVEFGRVTGFSDGLFAIAMTLLIVEVGVPRMIHTGSSRELLDKLGDLVPEFAGFFLSFALIGRYWVAHHQMFSVLRGIDYGLISRNLVYLAFIAFLPFPTALLGDYFDNPLAVIAYAVTGAIVSGLEVVLLRYAWKANLLRVKVTPQVMHWGSVMSLSPVVAFLISIPVAFVSTPIAVLMWLITVPFGVYMHRRAPAGADVLE
- a CDS encoding RNA polymerase sigma factor, translated to MEPDNAAARGRFEELFDAHYAELTRFATRRVGPDAAGDVVSGTFLVAWRRFAELPAENPRAWLYATARHVIANELRGRARRDRLSAKAEVSATATVEDHAGQVGEHLRVRAVLAGLSQADQEILRLTEWEGLDVAEAALVLGCSRTAVKVRLHRARRRFAARLLATEEPGAHATSRLPMPSLVAEGNSIS
- a CDS encoding DUF3817 domain-containing protein codes for the protein MSSTAGRWFRYAAIAETISWAGLLIGMFFKYIVVKNDIGVFVFGRVHGAMFVFYLVTLLWTARVHRWSFGRLVVGGAASIPPFLGLLFERWVAKRTPDAAPAEAEPAVAAAR
- a CDS encoding MFS transporter, which translates into the protein MFDPRGTAVTPPVRRLGRVYATLRACDEGVLFFPVYTLLMADSGLSTVQLTSLLVIWSAVAFALEVPSGAWADTYSRRRLLAFGALLRAVGFATWFLWPTYVGFAVGFVLWGVRSAISSGTKEALLYDELVAEGATDRYTALAGRAATVAMVSMLAASALAFPAYALGGYGLIAAGSVLACLGSAAAALAMPERPRVRRERTTGGRAYLRTLRDGLAEVRTDRQVWHAVLIAAAVPSLSALDEYGPLLVRDLGVATAGVPLVIAALIAAMALGSALAERWRATPLATGLTIAGAGVALAVGAPAGGVAGLVPIAVCFGLLQLTRVLTEARLQHTMSGHTRATVLSVSGFGAQLGALAVYGCFGLGSLWLGIAPLAALFAVPIVLVGLAAVRWLPGDGAAEAVAEAA
- a CDS encoding ferredoxin reductase family protein produces the protein MSLVVRGVLWIGLFLGVAVAPLVFAVIGFSGPGRGFATEFSAALGFVGLALMGLEFALVARFRAVAAPFGTDALVQFHREMGLVGLGFVLVHVAISAPWDLVVRPFAEDTPARVRWALLSTIALLALVASSLWRKRLRLSYEVWHALHAVLAVVVIVAALMHALLVDHYLDAAWKRALWIVMSAAFLTLLVWVRIGKPLTLRRKPWTVERVTPERGRTTTLTLRADGHPGFRFAPGQYAWFAIGRSPFSLTKHPFSLSSSGEAAGVVEVSIKALGDFTSTVADLDVGTRAYLDGPHGVFSPDLYEGPGFCLVAGGVGVTPMISILRAFADRDDRRPVVALIANRSWDEVTFREELERLDARPDVQVVHALDEPPPGWTGETGRVTADMLRRHLPPGYERWQFFVCGAGPMMDAMEEALVALGVAPARIHTERFNWV
- a CDS encoding alpha/beta fold hydrolase, whose amino-acid sequence is MRVSVGDVALYFDVDGGGLAPDGDRMRERPTLLLLHGGPGADHSLFKPETSALTDVAQLVYLDQRGSGRSDAGEPSDWTWTRWADDVAAFCRALDVTRPVLVGSSSGALVAVVCAARHPDLVAGLVLDSALGMPTTLDETLDVFERRGGPVAREAAHRYLGGDRSDESTAAWREHCLPLYGTTGAASDLAPRIARARMNNEVQLHFQGGGCGPADIAPYGADIRCPVLVLAGEHDPVSPAAGARRLPDALPNTDVDVHVLPGVGHSVLRQAPDGASALVRGFLKRLDPAE